A region from the Hydrogenimonas sp. genome encodes:
- a CDS encoding putative N-acetylgalactosaminyl-diphosphoundecaprenol glucuronosyltransferase, with the protein MTDLVSVITPTYNAQAYLEEAILSVMAQSYGNWEMIIVDDASGDRTAEIAEMYAKKESRIRFIRLERNSGPAVARNRAIEEAEGRYIAFLDGDDIWAGSKLEKQIAFMKERDVALSYTDYYRIEESGGRKIDLIHAPERVDYRELLKQNVIGCLTAVYDTKKVGKLYMPDILKRQDFALWLDILKKVPFAYGLNEPLAYYRVRSSSISSNKIASSLYNWKLYREVEKLPWYKAVYYFGWYTYRSFQKYRPQISK; encoded by the coding sequence ATGACTGATCTTGTATCTGTGATTACCCCGACTTACAATGCGCAGGCGTATCTAGAAGAGGCGATCCTTTCAGTCATGGCGCAGAGTTATGGGAACTGGGAGATGATCATTGTTGACGATGCAAGCGGTGACCGGACTGCTGAAATCGCAGAGATGTATGCCAAAAAGGAGTCTCGCATCAGATTTATACGGCTCGAGAGAAACAGCGGCCCGGCCGTAGCCAGAAACAGGGCTATCGAAGAGGCAGAAGGGCGCTATATAGCGTTTCTGGACGGAGACGACATCTGGGCCGGGAGTAAGCTTGAAAAGCAGATTGCTTTCATGAAGGAGCGCGATGTCGCTTTGAGCTATACGGACTACTACAGGATAGAGGAGTCTGGCGGCAGGAAGATAGATCTCATACATGCGCCGGAGCGTGTAGATTACAGAGAGCTTCTGAAGCAGAATGTCATAGGGTGCCTTACCGCCGTGTACGATACGAAAAAAGTCGGAAAGCTCTATATGCCAGATATTCTGAAGCGTCAGGATTTCGCTCTGTGGCTGGATATACTTAAAAAAGTCCCCTTCGCTTACGGCCTAAACGAGCCGCTTGCATACTACAGGGTAAGAAGCTCCTCCATATCGAGCAATAAAATAGCCTCCAGCCTCTACAACTGGAAACTCTACAGGGAGGTGGAGAAGCTTCCGTGGTACAAGGCGGTTTACTACTTTGGATGGTATACTTACAGAAGTTTTCAAAAATATAGACCCCAAATCTCGAAATAG
- a CDS encoding asparagine synthetase [glutamine-hydrolyzing] has product MDLSDAGHQPMESDRCVIVYNGEVFNFRQIRERLVSEGMHFHSDSDTEVVLRAYEQYGMDSLKMFNGMFAFALYDKQARKLFLVRDRYGIKPLYLYRSHSQLCFASELKAIVGLDGVSVHLNKEAITAYLQFHYIPHPQTPYEEIVKLTPGSYCEIDTDTLVCDVVRYDTPSYEPVENRLTLQEAADRTETLLQDAVSLRMIADVEVGSFLSGGVDSGVITAMAAAHTGKPLQTFSVGYRDADLFDESAFAMRIARRYGTKHHRLVADFDAVYDRLEEIIVSMDEPNADTSVFLNFFLAEETKRHVSVALSGLGGDELFGGYNRHRAFVWGKYLSYLPKGLAGSLISRGRSDRTSRWGNRMRQLGRLLHSLDRDPAASYLKMISYQQLITPEIPVRRYRIEEVLKYDLTYYMSDNLLALSDRMSMAHTLEMRVPFLDYRMVSHAFALASKYKTSLWQSKIVLKKVAEKYMDHDMIYRRKQGFAAPIEQWLRREGQERISSLTDISFLSRFLPEACIRDDMYRFYVLGQDRALQIYSYLVLSLWYRLHKEYLDD; this is encoded by the coding sequence ATGGATCTCTCAGATGCGGGACATCAGCCTATGGAGAGTGACCGATGTGTGATCGTCTATAATGGAGAGGTGTTCAACTTTCGACAGATCAGGGAACGGTTGGTCTCGGAAGGCATGCATTTTCATTCGGATTCCGATACAGAGGTGGTGCTACGCGCCTATGAACAGTACGGCATGGACTCTTTGAAGATGTTTAACGGGATGTTCGCATTTGCGCTCTACGACAAGCAGGCGCGGAAACTCTTTCTTGTGCGTGACCGTTACGGCATCAAGCCACTCTACCTATACCGGTCGCACTCACAACTCTGTTTCGCTTCGGAACTCAAAGCGATCGTTGGGCTTGACGGGGTCTCTGTGCACCTTAACAAGGAGGCAATAACGGCGTATCTGCAGTTTCACTATATCCCGCATCCGCAGACCCCTTACGAGGAGATCGTCAAGCTTACGCCGGGAAGTTACTGCGAGATAGATACAGATACCCTTGTCTGTGATGTCGTGCGGTATGATACACCTTCATATGAGCCTGTGGAGAATAGGCTCACCTTACAAGAAGCGGCTGACCGCACGGAAACCCTGCTGCAAGATGCCGTGTCGCTTCGGATGATTGCGGACGTGGAGGTGGGAAGCTTTCTTAGCGGCGGGGTCGATAGTGGTGTGATCACCGCGATGGCAGCAGCCCATACGGGAAAACCGCTTCAAACCTTTTCGGTAGGCTATCGGGATGCCGACTTGTTCGATGAGAGTGCGTTTGCCATGAGGATAGCGCGCCGCTACGGTACAAAGCATCACCGGCTTGTCGCCGATTTTGATGCCGTATATGACCGGCTTGAAGAGATCATCGTCTCTATGGATGAACCCAATGCGGATACCTCTGTCTTTTTGAACTTCTTCCTCGCAGAAGAGACGAAACGTCATGTCAGCGTGGCACTCAGCGGGCTGGGAGGGGATGAGCTTTTTGGCGGATATAACCGGCACAGGGCATTTGTCTGGGGGAAGTATCTCTCCTATCTGCCTAAAGGGCTGGCAGGCAGTCTCATATCGCGGGGGCGTTCTGACAGAACCAGCCGCTGGGGCAATCGGATGCGGCAGCTTGGACGGCTGCTTCACTCCCTCGACCGTGATCCCGCGGCAAGCTATCTGAAGATGATCTCCTATCAGCAGTTGATCACCCCCGAAATACCTGTACGACGGTACCGGATAGAGGAGGTACTTAAATATGACCTTACTTACTATATGAGCGACAATTTACTGGCACTGAGTGACCGCATGAGCATGGCACACACCCTTGAGATGCGTGTGCCTTTTCTTGACTACAGGATGGTGTCGCACGCATTTGCGTTGGCGTCGAAGTACAAAACATCTCTCTGGCAGAGCAAGATCGTCTTGAAAAAGGTGGCGGAAAAGTATATGGACCATGATATGATCTATCGCAGGAAACAGGGATTTGCCGCACCGATTGAGCAGTGGCTCAGGCGTGAAGGACAGGAGCGCATCAGCAGTCTGACAGATATCTCTTTTCTTTCACGGTTTCTGCCTGAAGCATGCATCAGAGACGATATGTACCGTTTCTATGTTTTGGGGCAGGATCGTGCTTTGCAGATATACTCATACTTAGTGCTCTCGCTCTGGTACAGGCTTCACAAGGAGTATCTGGATGACTGA
- a CDS encoding glycosyltransferase, family 4 — MPNIRSWLKYLGVFSFFWKLYRAPRARRYDMTFRALETAFFLPKDVRNVVVAHHYDLAYSNIFSRIMQFLAFKSLVWQKERVDILIVVSEYWKAYFEQFGFTRIEVVYNAFDIERYRRTPEEVARFRHRYGLEKKPVIYIGNPQKKKGTDAVYEKLVSCDVHLVTSGVKSLDIDTVHLELSHDDYITLLCASDLVVLNSLFCEGWNRVAHEALLCRTPVIGTRNGGMKELLEGAKQKPLEIETLSATVDAVMASREHYAEAGYAFASQFTMARFCHRTKEILCAE; from the coding sequence GTGCCAAACATACGTTCCTGGCTGAAATATCTTGGAGTATTCTCTTTTTTCTGGAAGCTCTACCGTGCACCAAGAGCCAGAAGATACGATATGACCTTCCGCGCGCTGGAAACCGCCTTCTTTTTGCCGAAAGATGTGCGTAACGTAGTTGTCGCGCACCATTACGATCTTGCCTATAGCAATATCTTCTCCCGCATCATGCAGTTTTTGGCGTTCAAAAGCCTGGTGTGGCAGAAGGAACGGGTAGATATACTGATTGTCGTCAGCGAATATTGGAAGGCGTATTTTGAGCAGTTTGGATTTACGCGTATTGAAGTGGTGTACAATGCGTTTGATATAGAGCGGTATCGGCGCACACCGGAAGAGGTGGCCCGTTTCAGGCACCGGTACGGGTTGGAGAAAAAACCCGTGATTTACATCGGTAACCCGCAGAAAAAGAAGGGGACGGATGCGGTGTATGAGAAGCTTGTATCATGCGATGTACACCTTGTAACATCAGGAGTCAAATCTCTGGATATCGATACCGTGCATCTTGAGCTCTCTCATGACGACTATATCACGCTTTTGTGTGCGAGTGATCTGGTGGTTCTCAATTCGCTGTTTTGTGAAGGATGGAACAGGGTGGCGCATGAGGCGCTGCTTTGCCGCACTCCGGTCATCGGCACCAGAAACGGCGGCATGAAAGAGCTGCTTGAGGGGGCGAAGCAAAAGCCGCTTGAGATAGAAACACTGAGTGCTACCGTGGATGCGGTAATGGCATCCCGCGAGCATTATGCGGAAGCGGGATACGCCTTTGCTTCACAGTTTACGATGGCACGTTTTTGCCACCGGACAAAGGAGATCCTGTGTGCGGAATAA
- a CDS encoding D-glucuronyl C5-epimerase, which translates to MSLLGHGKLVTVLQYFTDRIDDYWHILYPLTGPAEREADPYLYFYDISRKATDFKGPFSDEGVYLFKGYDGKWHIHALEISQYALACWLAWRKADDATWRQRALVHCDWLVKHQQERGEWCIGHKNPRYADLPDRWSSALAQALAISALLRAWRYSDEVRYLQAAERAAAFLEYPVEGGGLKRMLVDGNFIYEEYPRLQTSGVLNGYISAVLALRELAEALPERWEVAYTRNIANLLRILPQYDTGYWSLYALDGTLSSGFYHRYVTTQLEALGEFEPAFLQYAKRFEAYTHNLRYILRALRKKVLR; encoded by the coding sequence ATGAGTCTTTTGGGCCACGGAAAACTTGTTACGGTTTTACAATACTTTACAGACAGGATCGACGACTACTGGCATATTCTCTATCCGCTTACCGGCCCGGCGGAGCGGGAGGCCGATCCCTATCTCTACTTTTACGACATATCGAGGAAGGCTACAGATTTCAAAGGCCCTTTCAGTGACGAAGGAGTCTACCTTTTCAAAGGCTACGACGGAAAATGGCATATTCATGCTCTGGAAATTTCGCAGTATGCGCTTGCCTGCTGGCTGGCATGGAGAAAAGCGGATGATGCGACGTGGCGGCAGCGGGCGTTGGTGCATTGTGACTGGCTGGTAAAGCATCAACAAGAGAGGGGCGAGTGGTGTATTGGGCACAAAAATCCGCGATATGCGGACTTGCCAGATCGGTGGTCATCGGCACTGGCGCAGGCGTTGGCTATCTCCGCATTGCTGCGTGCTTGGCGATACAGTGATGAGGTACGCTATTTGCAAGCAGCGGAGCGTGCGGCAGCGTTTTTGGAATATCCCGTTGAAGGGGGAGGACTCAAGCGCATGTTGGTAGATGGAAATTTTATCTACGAAGAGTATCCACGTCTACAGACAAGCGGCGTACTCAACGGCTACATCTCGGCGGTACTGGCACTACGGGAGCTTGCCGAAGCACTGCCCGAACGATGGGAGGTTGCTTATACACGCAATATCGCCAATCTGCTGCGGATACTGCCGCAATACGATACGGGATACTGGTCGCTCTATGCATTGGACGGGACGCTTAGCAGCGGATTTTATCATCGCTATGTGACGACACAGCTTGAGGCATTGGGTGAGTTTGAGCCCGCTTTCTTGCAGTATGCGAAGCGGTTCGAGGCATATACGCACAATCTTCGGTATATATTGCGGGCATTGCGCAAAAAGGTACTGAGATGA
- a CDS encoding glycosyl transferase, group 1 has translation MIFSNISSIDPGKGLVEFICAVEKLSARDDLVFEIVGRASEVNRPFEESVAESIRRKGLESSIAMKGFIENIGDYLDSVDAVVLSSSTPEALPTVLIEALARGRVIIATDVGGVREIVDESYGNVIVPPAECEALKDAIEKVAGYSKEKREEIGERNIEIAKSKFSLKKQVDEMGRLYMELCRK, from the coding sequence ATGATTTTTTCCAACATTAGCTCCATAGATCCGGGCAAAGGGCTGGTAGAGTTCATATGTGCCGTCGAGAAGCTTTCGGCAAGAGATGATCTTGTGTTTGAGATCGTAGGGCGAGCCTCCGAGGTAAACAGGCCTTTTGAGGAGAGTGTGGCAGAGAGCATCAGGAGGAAAGGTTTGGAGTCATCTATAGCTATGAAGGGGTTCATAGAGAATATAGGTGACTATCTGGACAGCGTGGATGCCGTTGTTCTCTCATCATCCACACCGGAGGCTCTGCCTACGGTGCTCATAGAGGCACTTGCGAGAGGTAGAGTCATTATAGCTACAGATGTTGGCGGCGTCAGGGAGATTGTAGATGAGAGCTATGGAAACGTCATCGTCCCTCCGGCAGAGTGTGAGGCTCTCAAAGATGCGATAGAGAAGGTAGCCGGCTATTCAAAAGAGAAACGAGAAGAGATCGGAGAAAGAAATATAGAGATAGCGAAATCGAAGTTTTCGTTAAAAAAACAGGTAGATGAAATGGGTAGACTCTACATGGAGCTTTGTCGAAAATGA
- a CDS encoding glycosyltransferase, with translation MVNVLLVSPSFPFPEHRDGIAKINYNILTRCSGYRADLLTVDDSDCKRVEGVEVKLIPFVEPPKKLELLIKWITTPLPINIIKYERYMDALAKKLEKVHEAYDIIHISSPFFASVYSMVSGNIQKKLILFPIDSISLNKERMLERERSLVKKVVTYIEMMKYRRFEAVNYAKYRKTVFVSDVDSKYIKKLNPDIEAEWIPNGVDTAYFKSVTPSAKEEYSLVFTGDMSYQPNEDAVRFFIEEVLPLIRKRVKVKFYVVGKRPKEWLQRYDSDDIVVTGFVDDIRGYLERAAAYVSPLRFGSGIKNKVLEAMSMSKVVIGTEISFEAIDVQDGKSCIVVPQDASKMAEKIVEVISDIKRYEYMERNARKLVEERYSWEGIAKRYAKIYESCTYGPQS, from the coding sequence ATGGTTAATGTTCTGCTGGTATCTCCCTCCTTTCCGTTTCCGGAACATAGAGACGGCATTGCAAAAATCAACTATAATATATTGACGCGTTGCAGCGGATACAGAGCCGATCTTCTTACTGTGGATGACAGTGATTGTAAGAGGGTGGAAGGGGTTGAGGTTAAATTGATTCCGTTTGTAGAGCCTCCGAAAAAGCTTGAACTGCTGATAAAATGGATTACAACACCGCTTCCAATAAATATAATAAAGTATGAGAGATATATGGACGCTCTGGCAAAAAAGCTGGAGAAGGTGCACGAAGCGTACGATATTATACATATAAGTTCGCCCTTTTTCGCTTCTGTCTACTCCATGGTCTCCGGGAATATTCAAAAAAAGTTGATACTGTTCCCCATAGACTCCATTTCTTTGAACAAAGAGAGGATGCTGGAGAGGGAGAGGTCGCTTGTAAAAAAGGTTGTGACATATATCGAGATGATGAAATACAGGAGGTTCGAGGCCGTAAACTATGCGAAGTACCGGAAAACGGTATTCGTATCCGATGTTGATTCCAAGTACATAAAGAAACTCAACCCGGATATAGAGGCGGAGTGGATACCAAACGGAGTTGACACCGCATACTTCAAGAGCGTTACCCCTTCGGCAAAGGAAGAGTATTCGCTGGTTTTTACGGGAGATATGTCCTATCAGCCGAATGAGGATGCCGTCAGATTTTTTATAGAAGAGGTCTTGCCGCTGATCAGAAAGAGGGTGAAGGTAAAATTCTATGTGGTCGGGAAGAGGCCCAAAGAGTGGCTTCAAAGATATGACTCCGACGATATAGTCGTGACCGGATTCGTGGATGATATCAGAGGTTATCTGGAGAGAGCGGCAGCATATGTATCCCCGCTTAGATTCGGAAGCGGAATAAAGAATAAGGTCCTCGAAGCCATGTCTATGTCAAAAGTTGTCATCGGGACCGAGATCAGTTTCGAAGCGATTGATGTGCAAGACGGAAAGAGCTGCATCGTTGTGCCGCAAGATGCCTCGAAGATGGCCGAGAAGATAGTTGAAGTCATATCCGATATAAAGAGGTATGAATATATGGAACGAAATGCCAGAAAACTGGTGGAAGAGAGATATTCATGGGAAGGTATAGCAAAGAGGTATGCGAAAATCTATGAAAGTTGTACCTATGGTCCACAGAGCTGA
- a CDS encoding putative glycosyltransferase, whose protein sequence is MRVALMTEYSMVGGGESNLLSLAGELDKSVKVTLFCHGIVKDRAEERGLDVVEFKTEKRWYRSIPLPVFDRELVGKLNSFDIVHAYSVNILPLLFFVKSKKVWTNHGYWERPFGLRAFMIDKIVDRVICVSTDVNNSAEFEESKKRVIFLGTDFKIDKGRGGGFNKESVEIVCVGRFQRIKGQDLLIDALKELSKTVSGRITVRFVGDVNANTPEDLEFKNELLEKAQRAGSENLSILFEGFRSDVEKYMGAADLVVIPSRYESFGMVAIEALACGKPIVAPDIGGIRDIVDSEKVGLLFEAGNVADLKKKIEYAICNYDSFSRAASLKRAGKFTIGEQAEKHIRLYRELLNG, encoded by the coding sequence ATGAGAGTTGCGCTTATGACAGAATACAGCATGGTCGGAGGAGGAGAGTCCAATCTGCTCAGCCTGGCCGGTGAGCTTGACAAAAGTGTGAAGGTGACGCTCTTTTGTCACGGTATTGTAAAGGATAGAGCCGAGGAGAGAGGTCTGGACGTTGTGGAGTTCAAGACAGAAAAGAGATGGTACAGATCGATACCTCTTCCGGTTTTCGACAGAGAGCTTGTCGGGAAGCTGAACAGCTTTGATATCGTTCATGCATACTCCGTCAATATACTTCCGCTGCTCTTTTTTGTCAAAAGCAAAAAGGTGTGGACAAACCACGGGTATTGGGAGAGGCCGTTCGGGCTTAGGGCTTTCATGATTGACAAAATAGTTGACAGGGTGATATGCGTTTCAACGGATGTCAACAATAGTGCCGAGTTTGAAGAGTCCAAAAAAAGAGTGATATTTCTAGGGACCGATTTCAAGATAGACAAGGGGAGGGGAGGCGGCTTCAACAAGGAGTCTGTAGAGATTGTCTGCGTAGGCAGATTTCAGCGTATAAAAGGGCAGGATCTGCTGATAGATGCGCTCAAAGAGCTTTCAAAAACAGTAAGCGGCAGGATAACAGTACGTTTTGTGGGGGATGTCAATGCAAACACCCCTGAAGATCTGGAGTTCAAAAATGAACTTCTCGAAAAAGCGCAAAGGGCCGGCTCCGAAAATCTCTCCATTCTGTTCGAGGGTTTCAGGTCGGATGTCGAAAAATATATGGGCGCGGCCGACCTGGTTGTCATTCCTTCCAGATATGAGTCTTTCGGCATGGTGGCCATTGAGGCTCTTGCATGCGGAAAGCCGATTGTGGCACCGGATATCGGTGGCATTAGAGATATTGTAGACTCTGAAAAGGTTGGACTTCTCTTCGAAGCGGGCAATGTTGCGGATCTAAAAAAAAAGATAGAGTATGCGATCTGCAATTACGACTCTTTCAGCCGGGCAGCTTCACTGAAGAGAGCCGGGAAGTTTACGATAGGAGAGCAGGCCGAAAAGCATATTCGGCTCTATAGGGAGCTTTTGAATGGTTAA
- a CDS encoding polysaccharide pyruvyl transferase, translated as MGRKIVISGWYGPGNIGDEAILQAMIDIFEKEFKECEITVLSFDPGYTKKTQGVDAVMQYPSGKRRWLKSILSLDIFATLKAIRECDLFVMGGGGFLSDWQPNVPKDWLKQFKVAKYFGKETWLYRIGAGPFLTDAGRETTRYYIDNYVDRVSVRDRASHDELVKSAGVKKSVEIEIDPVANICVERYMSGKKSTKSIGIIYTEYFKNRFFRPEVRDRWESLFNAYCAQIQAVIEQGFTPRLIFFQKSIEEELAKKFLDIFGDSVTVEFPGDYKEAISMMESSRGIISFRLHGNILAYAMKKPFLPIIYHHKTAGFLEQIGYGNDSLRLEVGDGENWRESEIDIEEWRAKTVKFIEKIK; from the coding sequence ATGGGTAGAAAGATAGTCATATCCGGCTGGTACGGTCCCGGAAACATAGGAGATGAAGCGATACTTCAGGCTATGATCGATATTTTTGAAAAGGAGTTCAAAGAGTGTGAAATCACCGTACTCTCGTTCGACCCCGGGTATACGAAAAAGACGCAGGGTGTCGACGCTGTTATGCAGTATCCATCGGGAAAGAGGAGATGGCTGAAATCTATATTGAGCCTGGATATTTTCGCAACATTGAAGGCTATAAGAGAGTGCGATCTGTTCGTTATGGGCGGCGGTGGGTTTCTTTCCGACTGGCAGCCGAATGTCCCGAAAGATTGGCTCAAGCAGTTCAAAGTGGCGAAATATTTCGGAAAAGAGACCTGGCTTTATAGAATCGGAGCAGGCCCGTTTCTTACCGATGCCGGCAGGGAGACGACCAGGTATTATATTGACAATTATGTTGACAGGGTTAGCGTCAGAGACAGGGCGTCGCATGATGAGCTGGTGAAGAGTGCCGGAGTTAAAAAGAGTGTAGAGATTGAGATAGATCCCGTTGCAAATATCTGTGTAGAGAGATATATGAGCGGGAAAAAGAGTACAAAGAGCATCGGCATAATATATACGGAGTATTTTAAAAACAGATTTTTCAGACCGGAAGTGAGAGATAGGTGGGAGTCTCTTTTCAACGCCTACTGCGCACAGATACAGGCTGTTATCGAGCAGGGTTTCACTCCTAGGCTTATCTTTTTTCAAAAGAGTATAGAAGAAGAGCTGGCGAAGAAATTTCTTGATATTTTCGGTGACTCGGTAACGGTGGAGTTTCCCGGTGATTACAAAGAGGCTATCTCCATGATGGAGAGCTCAAGAGGGATCATAAGCTTCAGGCTTCACGGCAACATTTTGGCATATGCCATGAAAAAGCCGTTTCTACCGATAATCTACCACCATAAAACAGCCGGCTTTCTGGAGCAGATCGGATACGGTAACGACTCTCTTCGGTTGGAGGTCGGTGACGGCGAAAACTGGAGGGAGAGCGAGATAGATATCGAAGAGTGGAGAGCGAAAACGGTAAAGTTTATAGAGAAAATAAAATGA
- a CDS encoding chloramphenicol acetyltransferase, whose amino-acid sequence MLPYDGYSYLKKVTIEKNVWIGDSVMIVPGVTIGEGSIVAMGSVVTKDIPKYSIVGGNPATVIRHRDIECYKKLDQNGMHYMKMKKLGKVKWTYING is encoded by the coding sequence ATGCTTCCATACGATGGATACAGCTATCTCAAAAAGGTGACAATTGAGAAGAACGTATGGATCGGAGATTCTGTAATGATAGTACCGGGCGTTACGATAGGAGAGGGTAGCATTGTGGCTATGGGAAGTGTAGTGACCAAAGATATTCCGAAATACTCCATTGTCGGAGGTAATCCGGCCACGGTGATCAGGCATAGAGATATAGAGTGCTACAAAAAACTGGATCAGAATGGAATGCACTATATGAAGATGAAAAAGCTTGGAAAAGTGAAATGGACATATATAAATGGGTAG
- a CDS encoding membrane protein: MIGFRIKSRTLKDLLKVLSGNIVAQGLGFATTVLVSRDLGPSEYGIFSLILAIFTILVQISDFGISTSYVKFTSEHLSERREIFTTVLAGKTLLSLIVALVAVFGADHISRFFFDSDKYGALISLISAAVLFHSIFSTVVAHYQALQNFRAYSMLKIFHSAMKLLTVVVVSFLFSKEQHIEYFILTYAYTVVLLLFALLYKNFRYLGGFNKRYLIEIYRLGFWIFLSSIATMIIMRLDIMMLQKMSTSVEVGYYSAALNLAMIFPLITASLVTTLLPKMESFLKQHTIKAYIFKVLSKTKYVVIVLIMLELISGYLVEAVYGSGYEGSVTVFRILLFAFIFGVIVNPVSLVMLSINRAHLLTLLNWIQLPLNYAGNLVFIPLLQAEGAAISTVILRIVGGAYIIIYLLKARDYDRET, translated from the coding sequence TTGATCGGTTTTCGCATAAAATCCAGAACTCTCAAAGACCTTCTGAAGGTTCTCTCGGGAAACATCGTAGCGCAAGGGCTTGGTTTTGCAACGACAGTTCTGGTCTCGAGGGATCTGGGACCCTCCGAGTATGGCATATTCTCCCTTATTCTGGCGATATTTACAATCTTGGTACAGATATCGGACTTTGGTATATCGACCTCGTATGTGAAGTTCACGAGTGAACATCTTTCTGAACGAAGAGAGATATTTACCACGGTACTTGCAGGCAAGACACTGCTCTCATTGATCGTGGCTTTGGTAGCCGTTTTCGGTGCCGACCATATATCCCGTTTCTTTTTCGACAGCGATAAGTATGGAGCTCTTATCTCTTTGATATCTGCGGCGGTTCTCTTTCACTCCATATTCTCTACTGTGGTAGCCCACTATCAGGCTCTTCAGAACTTCAGGGCATACTCGATGCTGAAGATATTTCACTCGGCAATGAAGCTGCTAACCGTAGTCGTGGTATCGTTCTTATTTTCAAAAGAGCAGCATATTGAATACTTTATTCTTACCTACGCCTATACGGTCGTACTGCTTCTTTTTGCACTTTTGTATAAAAACTTCCGTTATCTGGGCGGTTTCAACAAGAGGTATCTCATAGAGATATATAGGCTGGGTTTCTGGATATTTCTCTCATCTATTGCAACTATGATCATAATGCGTCTGGATATTATGATGCTTCAGAAGATGAGTACGTCCGTTGAGGTCGGCTACTATAGCGCGGCGCTGAATCTTGCCATGATATTTCCGCTGATTACGGCATCATTGGTAACTACACTGCTTCCTAAAATGGAGAGTTTTTTGAAGCAGCACACCATCAAAGCGTATATATTCAAAGTTCTGTCGAAGACAAAATATGTAGTGATCGTGCTGATTATGCTGGAACTGATCTCCGGCTATCTTGTAGAGGCTGTATACGGAAGCGGCTATGAGGGGAGTGTCACGGTTTTTCGCATACTCCTTTTTGCATTTATTTTCGGCGTGATAGTGAACCCTGTTTCACTGGTGATGCTCTCTATAAACAGAGCCCATCTTCTTACTCTTCTCAACTGGATTCAGCTCCCTTTGAATTATGCGGGAAATCTCGTTTTTATACCGCTGTTGCAGGCTGAAGGGGCGGCAATAAGTACTGTGATTTTGAGAATTGTCGGGGGAGCGTATATAATTATCTATCTTTTAAAGGCAAGAGATTATGATAGGGAGACTTAA
- a CDS encoding dTDP-glucose 4,6-dehydratase — protein sequence MKILVTGTAGFIGFFLAKRLLEKGYEVVGIDNINDYYDVNLKYGRLRELGIEARNCGYGETVLSSLWPGHSFCRMDLSDSDAMDELFEREKFDAVCNLAAQAGVRYSLENPMAYVQSNLTGFANILEGCRNHEVENLCYASSSSVYGLNKSMPFRVSDSVDHPVSLYAATKKSNELMAHTYSHLYGIKTTGLRFFTVYGPWGRPDMAPMLFADAILHERPINVFNYGKMERDFTYIDDIVEGVARVIEKPAEPNSSFDFHHPDPATSPAPYRVYNIGNGKPVKLMDFIQTLEKHLGKKAEMNMMPMQPGDVEATWADTSALERDVGYRPSTDLDKGIGEFVEWYRKFYAV from the coding sequence ATGAAGATACTTGTTACCGGAACAGCGGGATTTATAGGTTTTTTTCTTGCTAAGAGACTGCTCGAAAAAGGCTATGAAGTTGTAGGCATAGACAACATAAACGACTACTACGATGTGAACCTGAAATATGGGCGGCTCAGGGAGCTTGGGATAGAGGCCCGAAACTGCGGATATGGTGAAACGGTACTAAGCTCTCTTTGGCCCGGGCACTCTTTTTGCAGGATGGATCTCTCCGACAGCGATGCAATGGATGAACTCTTTGAAAGAGAGAAGTTCGATGCGGTATGCAACCTCGCGGCACAGGCCGGGGTACGCTACTCTCTCGAAAATCCGATGGCTTACGTGCAGAGCAACCTGACAGGATTTGCCAACATCCTGGAGGGATGCCGCAATCATGAGGTAGAGAACCTCTGTTACGCCAGCAGTTCGAGCGTTTACGGCCTGAACAAGTCTATGCCTTTCAGGGTGAGTGACAGTGTAGACCACCCCGTAAGCCTCTACGCCGCCACGAAAAAGAGCAACGAACTTATGGCACACACCTACAGCCATCTCTACGGAATAAAGACGACAGGTCTGCGGTTCTTTACCGTTTACGGACCGTGGGGCCGTCCCGACATGGCACCGATGCTCTTCGCAGACGCCATCTTGCATGAGAGGCCGATAAACGTATTCAACTATGGTAAAATGGAGAGAGACTTCACCTATATCGACGATATAGTCGAAGGCGTCGCACGTGTGATAGAAAAGCCCGCCGAACCGAACAGCAGCTTCGACTTCCACCACCCCGACCCGGCTACATCGCCGGCACCCTACAGGGTCTATAACATAGGAAACGGCAAGCCCGTCAAACTGATGGATTTCATCCAGACACTCGAAAAACATCTCGGCAAAAAAGCAGAGATGAATATGATGCCGATGCAGCCCGGTGATGTCGAGGCGACATGGGCCGATACGAGTGCGCTGGAGAGGGATGTCGGGTATAGGCCCTCTACCGATCTCGACAAAGGTATAGGGGAGTTTGTGGAGTGGTATAGGAAGTTCTATGCAGTGTAG